Proteins found in one Megalobrama amblycephala isolate DHTTF-2021 linkage group LG5, ASM1881202v1, whole genome shotgun sequence genomic segment:
- the LOC125268100 gene encoding gastrula zinc finger protein XlCGF57.1-like, protein MACIKEETEDMNIEFNKEETEYIKIEETFRVKHEETEEQTDLMSLKEGSHEPNEREEEKKHYDKHHDLMNGERSTQVSSQKRAQKTGTKSFTHKKHLEVHMRIHTGEKHFTCQQCGQIFRHKGSLKYHMRIHTGEKPFTCQQCGKSFTREENLIVHMRIHTGEKPYICQQCGKSFSQKGSLKDHMKIHTGEKPFTCQQCGQRFRHKGSLKIHMRIHTKEKPFTCKQCGKSFSHKGSLIGHMRIHTGEKPYTCQQCGKSFTHEENLKVHMRVHTGEKPYICQQCGQSFSQKGSLTAHMKIHTGEKPHTYQECGKNFSNKGKLEIHMRIHTGEKPFTCQLCGQTFSEKGNLTVHMRTHTGEKPHTCQECGKSFSQKGSLKDHMRIHTGEKPYSCQECGHSFTVKGNLKVHMRIHTGEKPYTCQQCGQSFSQKGSLKDHMRTHTGEKPHTCSLCGNGFTRERSLREHMDIHTEEKPFTCDQCGKSFIFRRDLKVHMRIHSKEN, encoded by the coding sequence ACCTAATGTCACTGAAAGAAGGGAGTCATGAACCTAATGAAagggaagaagagaaaaaacatTATGATAAACATCATGATCTCATGAATGGGGAAAGATCGACACAGGTTTCCTCacaaaaaagagctcaaaagacaggaactaagagtttcacacacaaaaaacaccttgaagtccacatgagaattcatactggagagaagcatTTCACCTGCCAGCAATGTGGACAGATTTTCAGAcataaaggaagccttaaataccacatgagaattcacactggagagaaacctttcacctgccaacagtgtggaaagagtttcacacgtgAAGAAAACCttatagtccacatgagaattcacactggagaaaagccatatatctgccaacaatgtggaaagagtttcagtcaaaagggaagccttaaagaccacatgaaaattcacactggagaaaagccattcacctgccaacaatgtggacaaAGATTCAGAcataaaggaagccttaaaatccacatgagaatccatactaaagaaaagcctttcacctgcaaacaatgtggaaagagtttcagtcataaaggaagccttataggccacatgagaattcacactggagagaagccttacacctgccaacagtgtggaaagagtttcacacatgaagaaaaccttaaagtccacatgagagttcacactggagaaaagccatatatctgccaacaatgtggacagagtttcagtcaaaagggAAGCCTTACAGcccacatgaaaattcacacgGGAGAGAAGCCTCACACCTatcaagagtgtggaaagaatTTCAGTAATAAAGGaaaacttgaaatccacatgagaattcacactggagaaaagcctttcacctgccaactgTGTGGACAGACTTTTAGTGAGAAAGGAAACCTTACagtccacatgagaactcacactggagaaaagcctcatacctgtcaagagtgtggaaagagtttcagtcaaaaaggaagccttaaagaccacatgagaatccacactggagaaaagccttacagcTGTCAAGAGTGTGGACACAGTTTCACTGTAAAAGGAAatcttaaagtccacatgagaattcacactggagaaaagccttacacctgccaacagtgtggacagagtttcagtcaaaaaggaagccttaaagaccacatgagaactcacaccGGAGAAAAGCCTCATACCTGCAGTCTGTGTGGGAATGGCTTCACACGGGAACGAAGCCTTAGGGAACACATGGATATTCACACTGAAGAGAAGCCAtttacatgtgatcagtgtggaaagagtttcatattTAGAAGGGACCTTAAGGtccacatgaggattcactcgaaagagaactga